The stretch of DNA CGTGTTTACAAAGGCTTATGTATCTACGGCTAAACGTGGGCTCCGGCGTGTCTGGTGTAGATTCGCCTAATTccgtagtaaaataaaaaatagcaTAGAAAATGTCTTGTTTCTACAGATCACGTGGACAAAGACCATCTCGCGTTGCATGAATGTATTTCCGCTCCATCGTTTCCTGTCCGTCATGCCGAAATTATGGATGCATTATTCCGTATCGGCAAATGTAGTTTACGGCCAAACATCCGGCTTTCCTACGTCAAATCCGCAGTAACGTCACCGCCGAGAATAGCCGCGGTAATTGCTTGTTTGGTTTAACAAAGGAGCCTTCCTGTGTAAGATTAGTTATATGTTTCATGTTTAATAAGCGGGATCGTATGAGATAATCCGAGGTCTCGCTACCTGCGTTATCGGCCCTGCGACCTCGATTTCCTCCCCAAGGCCCGCGTCCGGATACGCTCAAGATTTCTCTTGATAGTTTCTAGTTTCATATGAAGCTCCCATTCCATACCGACACAAAAGCAACATGCGGCGTTCAGTGAAAGCAAGTTTCGATTTGCGACAGCGATTAAGTTTACACCGACAGCTTTCTTTGACACGGCACTAACGGAAACTTAACCCAGATTCTGGCAAAGGCCACATGCCTCGGTCGAACCACTAGACGGAACCCTCTTAGACAGTTTAGCAAAGTAATGCCATTTCGGTCCCTTTACCGCCTCAAAACTCAATTTCAATGCAAATCCTATTTAGCCGAGGATCGGGACGATCACTAAAAACTTTCAGTACACATTGTAGGAGTAATTCAAAAGGAGGTGGTTCAATACTTCTTCATTTTCATGTCAAAGAACCGTCTTCGCGGAGCACTCTCGGGTGCTCGGTGAAAAAAAGTCCGTTTTCATCTCAAAGGACATGAAAAACTACGGGCGAGTGTTAAGAAAATCCACTTCAAAGCGTCAAAGAGAGTTGGAAATCAATATTAATGTTCTTGTTTACCTTTGAAACGGGACGGGATGTTGATCGCGGCGTCCCGGCCGCGTTCCGGATGGCTCGAATTTATAATCAGGGGTGCCTTTATATCGCAAGACGTGAGAACGGAGGTCGCGGGGCGGGCACTTGCTCATATCGCACCTTCTCCACCGTACGACAATTCTCACGATTGCAAACACCAGCTGTATAGTTCAAGTGGTCACCGCCACATGTGCATAATCATTAGATTTTTTAGGGCTAAACAAGGGCAGCTGCTCTTTATGATAATAAGGCGCGGTCACGCTGCCCATCTgaataatcacacaaaaaaggACTCCTTTGGGAGCGATTAGGCATCTGTCGGGATGATGGAATTCCCGGGTCAGTATATAATGCCGGATGGTTACCTGACCTAGAGCCGAAGGTCCGTTAGAAACAAAAACGTTTCCGTTCCGAAATCACACATGCCAAAACTGGAAGCGCATGTGCAATATCCTGTCTAAATACTTTAATAGCCAGACGAGCAGACTTCGGCCGAAGGTTGCGTCCCGTTTGCCTAATAACTGTTGTGTTTGTGCACGCACACATTTCCATCTTATCTTGCAAGTATGCGCACCGTGCGAGCCGCGAGCTCCTTCAATCTAACTTTTATCTTTGACTTTGAGCTCGTGTCTAATAACCAAATGTATGTAAAGCATTCCAGCTTTGAGCGGCAACTTTGGCAAAGGCTTCTCAAGGCGCACTCGCTCTGCTATTACATAAAGGGTAAAGCAAAAGTTTTTACATTTGAGGCACGGTCGCGGTGCTTCCCGTTCCGCATCGCGGACTGCTTTTGACAACGCCGGCTTTGATGACGCGCCGCTCAAAAGCGTATTAAATTTTACCTTTTCTCTCTGTCTGTCCACTCAAAGCGGACTGAATTATTACTGTTGCGTAAATATGTAGATGGGATTCGTTTTATCTGCCATTTTCGCGGGAGGTAGCGTCTGGCGCGAGCTAAGCCTATTTTACAACTCGAGCAGTCTGCGGCTTGGCGGTCGCGTCAAAGGCATGCTCGGCGAATGTCAGCAGGGACGCAGAGACACAAAGGTCAAAGGAACCATTACGGTCAGCTCCCGAGTGCGGAGGCGTAACGAAAATTGTCTCAGCGGGGACGGCGGGATAACTTAATGCGTACACAAAAAGGCTGGTTGTTGCCCCGAACGTGGGAGGGTGACCGGGGGCGGTTTGAGATTTATTTGCGTCAACCGCATTTAACGAGGATCAGACAAATTCTTGAAACAGTAGCTccgtaaaaaaaataaccttttTTATCTCAATAAAGGCATCTCATCTCATTAAATCAACAATGGCATGGATGCGGGCAGGTGAATGGTGGATATTTATTTGAAGGTTGAGGAGGAATGCGTTTGTTAATTTCGTTTTAAGGGGTGCATAATAATCCGGGAGCATTGTCGAGGGTTTAGGGATCACCTGACCGGGGCAGGCATAGCAGGTACCGCGGGAGCTGCGCTCGCGCACCGCGCGCGGCGCGCGGACCCTTGACCCGATTGCGGCGCGGTATTGTACGCAGCAATGACACCGCTCGCCTTGAGCCGCTAGCATTGCCGGAGATATTCGCAACAATGGAGGCCAGATAACATTTCAAAAGTTCGAAAATCCGCGGGCTACCGTTCGACGTCGTAATTAAAATAGTTGAGTAATCCCCTATGTGTGATTGTCTTATTGTAACGCACGTTTTTTGTTGGAAAGGTGAACTGTTTGGGCAATGTGTCGTTAGATTGTCGATAAGATTGATCACGTATTCTGTGTCATGACATATAATTGGTGAAGTTGGCAGTCGGTGCAGGGACCGGTTGTCCCGGCGACGATAGCTGTATCGGTGGCGACAGTAGGCACTTAGGTATCGAGAACGCCGCTATCATAATTAAGGCGACGTGCGCCGCATATTCATTGTCGGTAATGAATGACTTGATAAACCATTTATCGCTGTCGTGAGGCGCTATCGGCGAAGAAAGGAAATGACGCGCTACTTAAAATACAACAGCGTTTCCGTTTCCCTTCGTTTTTTATATGCCCAATATTCTCACGAACGATCTTGGCTTAAAAAATGAGGATGTAATCGATCGATCTCTATTGCAGCCGAGATATTAAATACTTGCGTCAGTCAGTTTCATCGAATTGAGCACATCGGCAATCGGAACCGCGGCCGGCCGACTTTGTTTCTGTTGCGCTGTTTCGAGGGATACTAATGTCGTATTACAAACTATTGCTAAGTCGAGATTACTTAAACTTGCGAAAACGACATGACGGTCAGTTTGCACACATCTTACACTATGAATTGCATTGCAGATAAGTCAGAAACTCACCTTTGGGGATCCGCGAAGACGAATTTCCTGAGCTTGAGGTCTCGGAGCACTATTCCTTGTTCGTGGCAGGCGGCCACAGTTTCGGCCATTTGTCTGAACAGCCGCCGGGCCTCATGTTCGCGGAGCCGTTTCCTCGCCCTCACGTAAGAATGGAGATCAGAGTGCGACCGAGGGAATATTAGGTAAACTCTCTTGTCGCCGACTAGAACTTCGTGGATTGGGTTGACGTGCGGGTGCCCGTCGAGACGGTAGTGCGCTTGCAACAAACTGCTGCAGTCTCGAGACACCACCTACGAAGAAAATAATCATCAGTCTACAGCCTATTAGGCTCAAACCTCTCATGAGCGAAAGCGTATTCCCTATATTTTAACAAACAAACAGTCGACAAAAATAAAACTCTAACGTTTGTAAGGTTTCTGAAACGTTTTTGTAAATGTTGCTTAAAAGGCTTAATGAGGCCATGGCAATTTTCTTTGACCTAGATTTGTTTGGTTGCGTGATGGGCCTTACTAGTGATCGattcaatttaaattttcaacGAGCAAATCGTGGAATTTTGTAAAGGAACTAACTGTTACAAAGTAAGGATGCGTCCTTATGGATCTTTGACTATGTAATAACCATTTATTAGATTCAAAGGGCCCGTTTCAAAGAGACTGGGATTTAAAAGGGCTAAGTCTAACGTGAATAACGAGGTTGAAACATTTGAATAGAGCTGACCCTTTGCAAATATCGGACCCCGTTGGCTTCAAACGGAATTCCTGGTGACTAGTATCTAGTTTAGAAATCAAAGTAAACGGTAATTCTTGTTTATAATAGAGGCTATGTATGTCTAGAGAGGATTCCTTGGGAATTTATTATAATCTGAGCTCTCATCGTTGTAAGCATAATAATACCTAGCCTGTTAAAAGTAGTAGGTAGTTATGTATTTGGTTGAAACTATGAACTGCCTGAGACAGCGGTTGCCTTAAAAAATAGTTATAACGGCCATTTCTTTGGTCTTTATTTGAAATCTAATAAATAGGATTGATCCATGATTGATTTCGCTTGTGGCTTGTACCAGGATGGCATGACATCGAACAGTTATTCCCGGCTAACGACTGCAGTCACAGTTTATTTTCGAACAAGCACGAAAATGTCAACGACATTGTGGACGCGAATTCCAAATCTGATTTCCCGACTCACGAATGATGAATCACGTTTGTCGCGTGCGTCGAACAATTTCTTTTTCCGacgcaaatatttatttatagggcTCACAGttttagtaaattatttttgagTCATATCACTAGACGCGCCGACGCTACGTTCTAGATAAAAAAACTGGGCGTTACGAAAATATACACGACCCAATTTTTGAGGTATTTACAGAGTAGAGATATTGATAAAATTCGCAATGTTGACAGAGCACTTGATAATATTTGGCATCGAATGCGCTTTACGGCTTACGGGAGCTAACCTAGTTACCGTTATCTTTATTTGATGGCCGCTTGCAAATTATGCATTGAGCCTTAGCAACAACTTGAACAACTATTGAACCCATTGCAGTATCCGTTTTTAAACGGTACCATTGTTCTTGGAATTGCGATCGAATCGGCTACTGGCATCGATTGTCTCTTACCGTACGGTACGGTACGCTGCAATGGCCTactaagtacattatttttCGAAGTTCGGGCTCCGTTATGTCTGCGTGCTATCACGGCACGGCCGCTTTTGTTTAGTGGGAGGGGGATAGGAGGGGCCCGCTAGCCTCGCTTTGACATTCGACGCGTTATCAACAGACTATTTCACAATGTCAATGAGAAGGTCTCGTTTATTTTAGGCGCGGCGTACCACGTGTGCGATAGATAGGCGATAAAAACTTAAGAGCGCCATAGACAATTTCGCAGctattttgaatttagaatGCAGACTGGCGAGTTCGAGTAGCCGCGTCATATGAGGCATGTATACAAATGTGTCAGTCGTTGAGTCGTGTTGGTAAGACTATGTTGTAAATACGTTTAGCAACGTCGTTGCCTCACGCAACCTTGCCGGGTTCTCACGAAGGAAGTGGCTATTCTGCGCCTTGACAATACCGTATGGGCCTTTGTCTAGATCCATGTTATCCTGCATTGCCTAAAATGACTGTAGAAGGCTATCATTTGTGATGACGTTAGTCGCGATGTTATCAACGATGATGAATCATGGAGGCTTTTTGGGTGGAGTGTCACTCACGTCGGCTAATGATATCATTTAATGCTAATAAAACAAAGACTTACTTAATGTTTGTTTGTTTCTATTTTAACATTtcttttgtatgtatttaattataaaagATAAAATCGTTTACTTACCTATTAGTTAAACACTTCTAATGTAAAATTGTCTTAAACCCTAGACGTGTTTTAGTGTTAAAGGAGGTTATTGTTAACACGATCGGTTGCGAAAAAGACACATGACATTGTTTGGTACAGCGGCCTACAAGACCGATCGAGCAGCGCGGGGCCGTGACATATAAAGCCACATCGCTTACCCATTAACAATGCGTTTTAACGATtaatcatttgtttttaattaacgGACTTTTTTATGCAAGGGTGGTATAATCAAACGGACGATGTAAccaaagcatttttttttaacttggcAAATGGCTGCGCGTTATTTAATTGAATTAGCAACCAGTGACTTTTTAATTTCACTAGCGTGAGAAATCATAGACAAACTCATATATTTGCAAGCAGTACAATTGAGTAATTGCATAGAAAGGGCTCGGCATAAGGGTATATTATTGGGATCTGGGCTTATCTCTCCATGGGGTCTATCCCGTGGGATCCAGTCCCTTTACCCTTTTGATGTATTTGTCATCAGAGGGGCAAATTTACGAACTCGTAGATACTAGGTACATAGACTTTGGACTGTTGTGGTCagttaatttacattttatgaaataagtacataattagaAAACAAACTCTCACGTGAGTTACTATCAGAATTCAGAACATACTAAGTACGTTTTAATGAACTTTAAAATTTTGGTcactggttttttttttaatcaaattaaaattgGACTATGAAcaacaaattattatttattattgaatttTGATTGGTTTTTAAGTGAAGTTGCGTCTTCTTTGCTCTCTtacttaatatacctacctaccaaagAAATTTTACTAGAGCTACAGGGCATTTTTATTTGATGCCTAGAACAAAGGTTGTGCCATTTAGTCAATTAAATGGACCAGAGGTCGATTAAAAGCCAGATTACGCACTAATATCAATCAAACAAAGCTACGCAACTGTTCTGTTGAAACCAGCCAGTTTCGAAACTAAACACGTTACCTTCTCATATCCTAGCTAGGTTCTGAATGCCATTTCAGAACGCAGCATTTGAcaattcattaattttaaaaagttattttagGAAGTTCGTGGCATTAAACAGTTTCGCCTTTGTCAACAGggtaattaaaaagtaagatgACAGATGTCACAAATGTCAAAttcgcgtgtttgagtagacgtatttacctacctactttattaaaattattattgtttttaataacaataataacagAACTGTGTTTGCTACCTAAAATGTATTTACCGGCATAATTAAGTTTAGGTACATGATTGTAACTTGTAACATCCTGTTGACGAACTTAGCTTCGAGATTCGAGCATGACGACATTATTTACATCGACTGTAATATCAACCGATTGATCTTCTAATGCCTACGCATATTCAGAAGGATTGTTTACCTACTTTACTGTGATAGGTAATCGATACTATCGCGTCGTATGACAAAGTACTGATAAAGCTACTGCTTACCTTGCATACATATTCCTCTTGAGTGCGCACGTCCACACACCGACAAAGAGAGGAACCCTCGACCTGTTCCAACAGGAGGTATTTCTCCGCTACTAGAGCGGCTTGGAACTGGTGCTGAGGTGGTTGAGGGCTAGGGGGCGCCGGGCTGGCAGCGGGCGAGGCGGCCAGCCGCTCCGACAACGTCGGAGACGCCGCCCGCTCATCCTTGCTCGGCTCCACCGGCTTGCTCACGCGCAGCGGCCACAACAGCGACGGCGATCCCGGATCCATCACAACACTAACACTGTCACTAATACACTTATATCCACAAAACACAAACACTTAACGATGAGGAACTACGATGATATGATGGACATGATCTGTAACAAAACAAACGTGAATAAATACGAGAGTtgcaaaaagttacaaaatataaaACGAAACTACGAGACAATCGGCGGTTTAGTAACTTATTTGGCAAGAAATTACGCTAAAATAAAGGTACGAACCTTGAAATGATTTGCCCGGAGTGGATATCGTACCAAAATTTGACTGTCCGTGGTGGCGGTTAGTTCGCTTTGCTATGACCGGAATTACAGGAAGCGTTTCCGAGTAATTCGAGCACGAATAGACAGGCCAATATTTTGGGCCGGTGTCCGCTCGGGTTGTTGTGAAATCAAACGAACACACGACCGACGCTTACTAACGCCATTGCGAGACTGACGGCGGAGGCGAGTTTGACGCGCCGCTCGGTTCGTTCGGATTTCGGAGCCGGCAACCGAACCAACGTCCAATGTCGACACACCGTCAACTTGCGTAGTACGCGAGTATACGCCATGCGGTCCGTAGCCGCAACAACAACTAGCTAGCTGTCTCTCTTTATCTCACCGTCCGCCGCTCTTCAAAGATAAGGAAAGACTTCAGCCATTCATTTACGTTTGGCAATGCAATGTAGATGCCAAAATGTGCACATTATAACCTACTCACCTGTACCTGTTTCAtttcaatattattttacaattattgaaataggtacctatagtgatttatgaaacaaaataaatatttttgaacgTTTATGTAAATTTAATTGTTGCGCTGAGTGATGTTACGTTTTGCTCGTTAGGTAAACCAAACGTTGGTAATAAAATACCGATTTAGAAAAGTTGAATTAGTTGTTTGTAAACTTATGCAAGGGGCTAAGGCTGAACATTTTCCTCCCTTTTCAATGCgaaatgtatttttagggtttgAATATGCAAATAGAACTAATAGGTTACCTAAGATTCGTTCGTAACTTCGTAGGCAGTTCATATTGACTGATTATTTTGGATTGGTCGGTATATTGTGCTATGGGCCGAAGGTGGCTGCAAAAGTGCaaggccactttatgaatgaatttcgTTCCTAATGTGTCcttgcaattttgcagctcgctatACATTCGTAGGTTAGTCGAATTCGCATAGGTATAAACtacccatcaaaaacattacatgtaaaaagatgcaacTCGCGCAACGCAATTCTTCTACTACataaaagttttgagatgtaatgtaaaaccaagtcggttatttttgTCAATGCTGTggtgttaaaaccgtatcaataagatatctttaatttttaatacatataatgacttggccattATTGATAATGATTACGACATTTACGacggtacgagtaaagcattatgtgcgatGGCCAAGTCATTCTTATACGTCAGCTACCACTTTTCTCAAAGCTCATACTCATACTTTTTAATCAAGCATGGATACTACACTTATAACTTTAAATCAACTAGACAATTTAGCTGTTGCACAATCCATCGATTGCCAACTTGAGGACTTAACAAAACATACTAACATATATAAATCAGATTTTACAATCATATCACAAAATATCAGAAGCATATACAGCAACATTGATGACTTGGACTTGACATTATCTCAGTTTAAATTTAATGTTGATGTGTTAATATTAAGTGAATGTAGATTAAATGCAACCAAACCCATACCCCAAATTGAAAACTATAACACTTATTCTTCGACTTACCATCTTAATCAAAATGATGGTGTGGTTATTTATGTTAGAAATACGCATAAAGTTAAGGtaaaggaaataaaaatatcacaagCCTCGTGCCTAGAGATAACTTTTTCTGATATAAAAATCCTCGGGATATATCGCTCTCCCTCAAACCGTAACGCAGAAAGTTTCATAACCTCTCTTAATGATCATATAGAAACCATCAAAACTTTTAAAGATATAATCATCACTGgcgatttaaatattaatattataaataaacaaaatgaacaGTCGTATGAATACACAAATAGGCTTAACTATCTAAACATGATGTCGATGCACGGTCTTTTGCCAGGCCACTTACTTCCTACGAGAGACAAGACTTGCCTTGACCACTTTATGCTGAAAATAGACAAAAACAAAACTTGTGCAAATACATTCGTATTAAAAACAACTATCACAGATCATTATATGATATTCCTTAAGCTATCAAAGATTAACACTATAGAAACATgccaaaaaacaaaaacatctATCGACTTTGAAAAAGCACTCTGTACCTTATCTAAAGAAAATCTTTCAAACCTAAGCTCTTATACTGACCCCAACCAGTTGACAGATATTTTGATAAGTAAATTAAGAAATTGCCTGCTAGAAAATACTATCACTACATTAATTcctgtaaaaaaacgtataattAAGCCTTGGATTACTATGGGAGTATTACGCTGTATTAGGAACAGAAATAACATGCAGCTTAAACTACGCTCTGATCCAGATAACATCACACTTAAAATTACATATAGAAGATATCGCAATTATTGCAATAACCTCATTAAGAAACTTAAACGAGCATATAACCAAGAACAACTTAACAAAGCTGGTAAAAACACTAAGTATCTGTGGAAAGCtataaataacataacaaaTCGTAAACCTAAAAACACAGAGAGCAATCAACTACTCGATATCAAAGACTCTCCAACTGATGCTGTGAACACGGTAAATGAGTATTTCGCCGGTATCGGAAAATCTTTAGCTGAAAACATTTTAACAAACAATTCTaatatttcttacaattttaatCAGCCGGTAAACCCCTTACTATCTTCTTTTGTATTATTAGACACTGACTCCAGGGAAGTTTACACGACTTTAATAAGTTTGAAATCAAATAGTGCCCCGGGTTGGGACAACATTTCTGCAACTTTTTTGAAAATGGCCAGTGCAATAGTTGTTCCTATTATAACTCACCTTATCAATCTCTGCTTTAAGACCGGAACCTTTCCAAACGCACTTAAAAAGGCAATAATCACTCCAGTGTACAAAAGTGGAAATAGAGATGATACATCCAACTACAGGCCAATTTCCGTTTTACCCGCTATCtctaaaatattagaaaaactaCTTAATAACCGCATTCTAAACTACCTCACAAACTTCAAGATACTATCAGACAATCAATATGGCTTCAGAAAAGGACTATCTACAGAAGATGCAGTAACAGCTCTCACGTCTCTGATTGTAGACaaaatagataaaaataaaaaatgcttaacagtatttttagatttaaaaaAGCATTTGATAGTGTTTCCATTCCTACCTTGGTGTCAGTTTTAGAAAATATAGGTATTAGAGACGTCCCACTACAACTTTTTAAAGACTATCTGCAAAACCGTAcgcaaaaagtaaaaataggaACCTACATAAGCGAAGAATCAGATATATCTTTTGGTGTGCCACAGGGGAGCGTCCTTGGGCCAACCCTATTTCTAATATATATAAACCAGCTCTGTAATATGCACATAAACAGAGGACACATTTTTACCTATGCCGATGATACTGCCATTGTCTTCACTGGAGATACTTGGG from Cydia splendana chromosome 5, ilCydSple1.2, whole genome shotgun sequence encodes:
- the LOC134790963 gene encoding tribbles homolog 2-like, yielding MDPGSPSLLWPLRVSKPVEPSKDERAASPTLSERLAASPAASPAPPSPQPPQHQFQAALVAEKYLLLEQVEGSSLCRCVDVRTQEEYVCKVVSRDCSSLLQAHYRLDGHPHVNPIHEVLVGDKRVYLIFPRSHSDLHSYVRARKRLREHEARRLFRQMAETVAACHEQGIVLRDLKLRKFVFADPQRTTLKLESLEDAVVLDDPEEDLLQDKRGCPAYVSPEILRAHRTYSGRAADMWSLGVILYTMLVGRYPFNDSEHASLFAKISRGYFVVPECLSSRGKCLIRSLLRREACERLSAADVLRHPWLARDPRNELPPRAAASHDRLVPDLHLEPEDYF